In uncultured Ilyobacter sp., a genomic segment contains:
- the metG gene encoding methionine--tRNA ligase, whose protein sequence is MSKNFYVTTPIYYVNGDPHVGSAYTTIAADVIARYKKTMGYDVFFLTGTDEHGQKVEETAREKGFTPQEWTDKMAPRFEDMWNLLNVSHDDFIRTTQIRHKKAVTKILKKVYEKGDIYKGEYEGKYCVSCETYVPENQIVGENGCPDCGKELRVVKEESYFFKMSKYQDALLEHIEKHPDFILPHSRKNEVISFVKQGLQDLSISRNTFEWGIPIEFAPGHITYVWFDALTNYLTAVGYENNLDMFQKFWNDGEVVHLLGKDILRFHAIIWPCMLLAAEEKLPDKIVAHGWWTVEGEKMSKSKGNVIDPKAETERYGRDPFRYFLMREVHFGNDGDYSTTSMVNRINADLANDLGNLLNRTLGMYKKYFNSTVVKGTGHQIYDDQIKRLWNETLESVEKFMDRLEFSKALEAIWKFISRMNKYIDETMPWALAKDEEKKARLAVVMNNLVEALYKLAVLVYPYMPESAQKIWEQLGFSEDIKDAKVSEVSPWEVIKEGHKLGDAKPIFPRIEVQKEEPKSKIDENIKIENPIDIDDFGKVEIKVVEILEVSKIEGADKLLKFKVDTGSGIRQIVSGIAKYYKNQEELVGKKVLAVLNLNPVKLRGELSQGMLLTTEEKKRVKLVEIDSCVKTGSKVK, encoded by the coding sequence GTGAGTAAGAATTTTTATGTAACTACACCAATATACTATGTAAACGGAGACCCTCATGTGGGAAGTGCCTATACAACAATTGCAGCTGATGTCATTGCAAGATACAAAAAGACAATGGGATATGATGTGTTTTTCCTAACAGGAACAGATGAACACGGTCAAAAAGTTGAGGAGACTGCAAGGGAAAAAGGTTTTACACCTCAGGAATGGACTGATAAAATGGCCCCTAGATTTGAGGATATGTGGAACCTCTTAAATGTTTCACATGATGATTTCATAAGAACTACCCAAATAAGACATAAAAAAGCTGTTACAAAAATTTTGAAAAAAGTATATGAAAAAGGGGACATTTACAAGGGAGAATATGAAGGGAAGTACTGTGTCTCTTGTGAAACCTATGTACCTGAAAATCAGATAGTAGGGGAGAATGGATGTCCTGACTGCGGAAAAGAACTAAGAGTTGTAAAAGAAGAATCTTATTTCTTTAAAATGTCAAAATATCAAGATGCTCTTTTAGAGCATATAGAAAAACATCCTGACTTCATTTTGCCTCACTCTAGAAAAAATGAGGTTATCTCTTTTGTAAAACAGGGACTTCAAGATTTATCTATTTCTAGGAACACCTTTGAGTGGGGAATACCCATCGAATTTGCCCCAGGACATATTACCTATGTGTGGTTTGATGCACTTACAAACTACCTCACAGCAGTTGGGTATGAGAACAACCTTGATATGTTCCAAAAATTCTGGAATGATGGAGAAGTTGTACATTTATTAGGAAAGGATATCCTGAGGTTCCATGCAATAATATGGCCTTGTATGCTCTTAGCAGCAGAGGAAAAACTCCCAGACAAAATTGTAGCTCACGGATGGTGGACTGTAGAGGGAGAAAAAATGTCAAAATCAAAGGGCAACGTAATAGACCCTAAGGCAGAAACTGAGAGATACGGCAGAGATCCATTTAGGTATTTTCTTATGAGAGAGGTTCATTTTGGAAATGACGGAGATTATTCTACTACATCAATGGTAAATAGAATAAATGCCGATCTTGCCAATGACCTGGGAAATCTTCTAAACAGAACTCTGGGAATGTATAAAAAATACTTTAATTCCACAGTTGTAAAAGGAACTGGACATCAGATATACGACGATCAGATAAAGCGGCTATGGAACGAAACTCTAGAATCAGTGGAAAAATTCATGGACAGATTGGAGTTTTCAAAGGCACTTGAAGCTATCTGGAAGTTTATATCTAGAATGAATAAATATATAGATGAAACTATGCCTTGGGCTCTTGCCAAAGATGAAGAGAAAAAGGCAAGACTTGCTGTGGTTATGAATAATCTTGTAGAAGCACTCTATAAACTAGCGGTACTGGTATACCCTTACATGCCTGAGTCTGCACAAAAAATATGGGAGCAGTTAGGTTTTTCTGAGGATATAAAAGATGCAAAGGTGTCTGAGGTGTCTCCTTGGGAAGTGATAAAAGAGGGACATAAACTTGGAGACGCAAAGCCTATTTTCCCGAGAATAGAGGTTCAGAAAGAGGAGCCTAAATCTAAGATAGATGAAAATATAAAGATTGAAAACCCTATCGATATAGATGATTTTGGAAAAGTGGAAATAAAAGTTGTTGAGATATTAGAAGTTTCGAAAATAGAGGGAGCAGATAAACTCTTAAAATTCAAAGTGGATACAGGAAGCGGAATCAGGCAGATTGTCTCAGGTATTGCAAAATACTATAAGAATCAAGAGGAACTTGTTGGGAAAAAGGTTTTGGCTGTCTTAAACTTAAATCCTGTGAAATTAAGGGGAGAACTTTCTCAAGGAATGCTTCTCACTACTGAAGAGAAAAAAAGAGTAAAACTTGTAGAGATAGACAGTTGCGTAAAGACAGGGTCAAAGGTAAAATAA
- the galU gene encoding UTP--glucose-1-phosphate uridylyltransferase GalU: MTKVTKAVIPAAGLGTRLLPATKAQPKEMLTIVDKPSLQYIVEELVESGIKDIIIVTGRNKDCIEDHFDYSYELEDTLLKQEKHALLSKVAEISSMVNIFYVRQTHPLGLGHAVLKAKPFIGNDPFVVALGDDIMYNPEKPVSRQMIEQYEKYKSSIIGVQEVAKKDVSKYGIVDPGKRLDDKTVEVEDFVEKPFVEDAPSRFACLGRYLLDGKIFDHLEDARPGKGGEIQLTDAILKLQKSGEKVAAYNFEGKRYDIGDKLGLLKANIEYGLKHDETKEGLVEYLKNELKIV; encoded by the coding sequence ATGACAAAGGTAACAAAGGCAGTGATTCCTGCAGCAGGTCTAGGAACAAGACTTCTTCCGGCTACAAAAGCTCAGCCAAAGGAGATGCTAACAATAGTAGACAAGCCGTCTCTTCAGTATATAGTAGAGGAACTGGTAGAGTCTGGTATAAAGGATATAATAATAGTTACAGGACGTAACAAAGACTGTATAGAGGACCATTTTGACTATTCCTATGAGTTGGAGGATACTCTTTTAAAGCAGGAGAAACACGCCCTGCTGTCAAAGGTTGCAGAGATTTCCAGTATGGTGAATATATTCTACGTAAGGCAGACTCATCCTTTAGGACTTGGGCATGCAGTTCTAAAGGCCAAGCCATTTATAGGAAATGATCCCTTTGTAGTGGCCTTGGGAGACGATATAATGTATAATCCCGAGAAACCTGTAAGCAGACAGATGATAGAACAGTATGAAAAGTATAAAAGCAGCATTATAGGGGTACAGGAAGTGGCGAAAAAGGATGTGTCAAAATATGGTATTGTAGACCCTGGGAAAAGATTGGACGACAAGACTGTTGAGGTGGAGGATTTTGTTGAGAAACCATTTGTAGAGGATGCTCCCTCGAGGTTTGCATGTCTAGGAAGATACCTTTTAGACGGTAAAATATTTGATCACTTAGAAGATGCCAGGCCTGGAAAAGGCGGGGAGATACAACTGACAGACGCAATTCTTAAGCTACAGAAATCGGGAGAAAAGGTGGCGGCCTACAATTTTGAAGGAAAGCGTTATGATATAGGGGATAAACTGGGCCTATTAAAAGCCAACATTGAATATGGCCTAAAACATGATGAGACAAAAGAAGGACTAGTAGAATACTTAAAAAATGAATTGAAAATAGTTTAA
- the chbG gene encoding chitin disaccharide deacetylase translates to MKLIINADDFGYSKGVNYGIIEAYKNGLVTSTTIMMNMPYVDHALDLYKENLGLGLGIHFVLTSYLPLTDSPELLGAKGVMDLDFNRIALCSEKAIEAELRAQLDLLIKKGYKITHADSHHHVHRIPKVLKIISKICREYDLAMRTVPEQRDMDEFDNNIKTTEKFEWEFYDKEATFEKFKDIVSQSDISSLEICTHPAFIDLHLKNFSNYVEPRMLELDVLTSQKTKELIAHKNIQMINFGDL, encoded by the coding sequence ATGAAATTAATAATAAATGCAGACGATTTCGGTTATTCAAAAGGCGTAAACTACGGCATTATAGAGGCCTATAAAAATGGATTGGTTACTTCTACCACCATAATGATGAATATGCCCTATGTGGACCATGCCCTAGATCTGTACAAGGAAAATCTGGGGCTCGGACTAGGAATACATTTTGTTTTGACAAGCTATCTTCCCCTAACAGACTCACCTGAATTATTAGGTGCAAAAGGCGTAATGGACTTGGATTTTAACAGGATCGCCCTATGCTCAGAAAAAGCTATAGAGGCTGAACTAAGGGCACAGCTTGACCTTCTCATAAAAAAAGGATACAAAATAACCCATGCAGACAGCCATCATCATGTACACCGTATTCCAAAAGTTCTAAAAATAATAAGTAAGATCTGCAGAGAGTATGACTTGGCCATGAGGACTGTTCCCGAACAGAGAGACATGGATGAATTTGACAACAATATAAAAACAACTGAAAAATTTGAATGGGAGTTTTATGACAAGGAAGCTACATTTGAAAAGTTCAAAGATATCGTCTCTCAGTCTGATATCTCAAGTCTAGAGATTTGCACTCACCCAGCTTTTATAGACCTCCACCTAAAAAACTTCAGCAACTATGTAGAGCCAAGGATGCTAGAGCTAGATGTCCTTACATCCCAGAAAACAAAGGAACTTATTGCCCACAAAAACATCCAAATGATAAATTTCGGTGACCTTTAA
- a CDS encoding phosphoenolpyruvate carboxykinase — translation MRKEFLLSRQSAIINFTAKYCDTREKLLDSQAFKTVLTSYMEIIKNKDNAVYNYFIKRSDNDFENMVDNLIVVFKLLLVLQVEDISKIDSKYALYFDEKEYFVELIEGIYSFWRKLERYSVVSNRRQGEGLQNVGFIEANNNFSNMILGVYRRIEETVIGYQHRVYRQLPAGANAGLIVNEVKWPCPHEYSFLERIPFIETIILEPPFIIYPKKNKREGIAEEVFTSPLSEASVNEHHWFCYPAKVGTLLAYIYFHKDFMCHGVTLCNLFELAKEDEYRNKKPDIIYVYGMKDFNNEKTTCFYKDKENSIILGYANYHEDIDYFGYMKTMILTLHNIHMMEQGNLPVHGAMVNVVTKTGKESNIVIVGDSGAGKSESIEALRALSEDYVKDMKIIFDDMGVLKLNSQNQVVASGTEIGAFIRMDDLDQGYAYQSMDRSIFMNPDRENSRVVLPITSYNDIVKEYPVDYIFYANNYEDEDEIKFFKNSKEALKVFKEAKRLAKGTTSEKGLVTSYFANPFGPIQRKGRCDMLLNKYFSILFERGVKVGEVKTCLGISGMEKTGPKKLAVKLFEIIK, via the coding sequence ATGAGAAAAGAGTTTCTGCTCAGCAGACAGAGTGCTATTATAAACTTTACTGCCAAATACTGTGATACAAGAGAAAAACTCCTTGACAGCCAAGCATTTAAAACGGTTTTGACCTCATACATGGAGATCATAAAAAACAAGGACAATGCAGTATACAATTACTTTATAAAAAGATCTGACAACGATTTTGAAAATATGGTGGACAACCTCATTGTTGTCTTTAAGCTCCTTTTAGTCCTACAGGTAGAGGATATCTCAAAAATAGATTCAAAATACGCCCTTTATTTTGATGAAAAAGAGTACTTTGTAGAGCTTATAGAGGGGATATACTCCTTCTGGAGAAAACTAGAAAGATACTCTGTAGTATCAAACAGAAGGCAGGGGGAAGGCCTTCAGAACGTAGGGTTTATAGAGGCCAACAACAATTTCAGCAATATGATCCTAGGTGTCTATAGGCGTATAGAGGAGACTGTCATAGGATATCAGCACAGAGTTTATCGTCAGCTTCCTGCAGGTGCCAATGCCGGGCTTATTGTCAATGAGGTGAAATGGCCGTGTCCTCATGAGTATTCCTTTCTTGAAAGGATTCCCTTTATCGAGACTATAATCCTAGAGCCTCCTTTTATCATCTATCCCAAAAAGAACAAGAGAGAAGGGATAGCTGAAGAGGTATTCACCTCTCCTTTATCAGAAGCCTCTGTAAATGAACACCACTGGTTTTGCTATCCTGCAAAGGTAGGAACTCTTTTAGCCTATATATATTTCCACAAGGACTTCATGTGCCACGGAGTCACCTTGTGCAACCTTTTCGAGCTTGCCAAAGAGGATGAATACAGGAATAAAAAGCCCGACATTATATATGTCTACGGAATGAAGGATTTTAATAATGAGAAAACAACTTGTTTTTACAAGGACAAGGAAAACAGCATAATTTTAGGATATGCCAATTATCATGAAGATATTGATTATTTTGGTTATATGAAAACTATGATCCTGACCCTTCACAACATACACATGATGGAGCAGGGGAACCTTCCTGTGCATGGAGCCATGGTAAATGTAGTGACAAAAACAGGAAAAGAAAGCAATATTGTCATTGTAGGAGACAGTGGGGCTGGAAAATCCGAGAGTATAGAAGCTTTAAGAGCCCTCAGTGAAGACTATGTAAAAGATATGAAAATAATATTTGACGATATGGGAGTTCTAAAGCTGAATTCACAAAATCAGGTTGTCGCCTCTGGTACAGAGATCGGAGCCTTTATAAGAATGGATGACTTGGATCAGGGTTATGCATACCAGTCCATGGATAGAAGTATCTTCATGAACCCCGACAGAGAAAACTCAAGGGTGGTTCTTCCTATAACCTCTTATAACGACATAGTTAAAGAGTATCCTGTGGACTATATTTTCTACGCAAACAACTACGAAGATGAGGATGAGATAAAGTTCTTTAAAAATTCAAAAGAAGCCCTCAAAGTATTTAAAGAAGCAAAGAGACTGGCCAAAGGAACCACAAGTGAAAAGGGGCTCGTGACATCCTACTTTGCAAATCCCTTCGGTCCCATACAGAGAAAGGGCCGATGCGATATGCTTTTAAACAAGTATTTCAGCATACTCTTTGAAAGGGGAGTAAAAGTGGGAGAAGTAAAGACATGTCTCGGTATATCTGGGATGGAAAAAACCGGTCCGAAAAAATTAGCAGTCAAACTTTTTGAAATCATTAAATAA
- a CDS encoding Tex family protein, whose amino-acid sequence MSVFYDTVARELKIKASQVENTIKLLDEGATVPFVARYRKELTGDLDETVIRDILERMNYLRNLQKRKDEVLKSIEEQGKLTEDLKNKILKAEKLQEVEDLYLPYKKKKKTKADIAKDHGLEPLAKFALGRINFDELLVKAEKFLSEEVKSAEEAVEGVKLILAQENSENPIFREEIRNRMQKYASLYSKATKKAPELDLKQVYRDYYEYNEAVSKIPSHRILAVNRGENEKILNVSIKFDDKTRSFIENMILREYKNQNLKDFYLEIVKDSLDRLILPSIEREVRNILTEKAEGEAIESFKENLKNLLMQPPLQDKNILGLDPAYRTGCKTVVIDKDGFFKCDDVLYLVEGMHNPKQLEQAKNKIIKYIDQYDIDIIAIGNGTASRETESFVASMLKEVKKEVYYLIVNEAGASVYSASKLAKEEFPDLDVTARGAISIAKRIQDPLAELVKIDPKSIGVGMYQHDVNQNKLDGSLGEVIESVVNSVGVNVNSASWVLLSYISGIKKNAAKNIVEYRKENGNFTNRKELLKVKGIGAKAYEQMAGFLVIQEGKNILDNTIIHPESYGIAEEILEKAGFTLDKYRKSIEDARAALKDFDVEAFSEEKGYGKETVRDIYGALIGDRRDPREELEKPVLKSDILKMADLKPGMELEGTVRNVVKFGAFIDIGLKNDALLHISEISNTFISDPSKVLSVGQIIKVKIKDVDFQRERVTLTKKEK is encoded by the coding sequence ATGTCTGTTTTTTATGATACAGTTGCCAGGGAGCTGAAGATAAAGGCTAGCCAGGTAGAAAACACTATAAAACTTTTAGACGAAGGAGCTACGGTTCCCTTTGTGGCAAGATATAGAAAAGAGCTAACAGGGGATCTCGATGAGACAGTTATCAGAGATATTCTCGAAAGAATGAACTACCTCAGAAACCTTCAGAAAAGAAAGGATGAGGTGCTGAAAAGTATAGAGGAGCAGGGCAAGCTGACAGAGGATCTGAAAAACAAGATTCTAAAGGCTGAAAAACTTCAGGAGGTAGAGGATCTCTATCTTCCGTACAAGAAGAAAAAGAAAACCAAGGCTGATATAGCCAAGGACCACGGCTTAGAGCCCCTAGCAAAATTTGCCCTAGGCAGAATAAACTTCGATGAGCTTCTAGTAAAGGCAGAAAAGTTTTTATCAGAAGAAGTAAAGAGCGCAGAAGAGGCTGTAGAAGGGGTAAAGCTGATTTTGGCCCAGGAAAATTCTGAAAATCCCATATTTAGAGAGGAGATCAGAAACAGGATGCAAAAATATGCATCACTTTACTCTAAGGCAACAAAAAAAGCCCCTGAACTTGATCTGAAACAGGTCTACAGGGATTACTATGAGTATAATGAGGCTGTTTCAAAGATACCTTCTCACAGAATATTGGCAGTGAATCGTGGAGAAAACGAAAAAATACTAAATGTTTCTATAAAATTTGACGACAAGACAAGATCCTTTATAGAGAATATGATCTTGAGAGAGTATAAGAATCAGAATTTGAAAGATTTTTATCTTGAGATAGTAAAAGATTCACTAGACAGGCTGATTCTACCCTCTATAGAGAGGGAGGTAAGAAATATCCTCACAGAAAAAGCTGAGGGAGAAGCTATAGAGTCGTTTAAGGAGAACCTGAAAAATCTTCTAATGCAGCCACCACTTCAGGATAAAAATATCCTAGGTCTAGATCCTGCATACAGAACTGGATGCAAGACTGTGGTAATAGACAAGGACGGATTTTTCAAATGTGACGATGTCCTCTATCTTGTGGAGGGGATGCATAATCCAAAACAGCTAGAGCAGGCTAAAAATAAGATAATAAAATATATAGATCAATATGATATAGATATAATTGCCATAGGAAACGGTACTGCCTCTAGAGAGACAGAAAGTTTTGTGGCAAGTATGCTAAAAGAGGTAAAGAAAGAGGTGTACTACCTCATAGTAAATGAGGCTGGAGCTTCTGTTTATTCTGCTTCTAAACTTGCCAAGGAAGAGTTTCCAGATTTGGATGTAACTGCGAGAGGAGCTATATCCATAGCCAAGAGGATACAGGATCCGCTGGCAGAGCTAGTAAAAATAGATCCTAAATCTATAGGGGTTGGAATGTATCAGCACGATGTAAACCAAAACAAACTTGACGGTTCCCTAGGGGAAGTAATAGAAAGTGTGGTTAACTCTGTAGGAGTAAATGTAAACAGTGCCTCTTGGGTGCTTCTATCCTATATATCTGGGATAAAGAAAAATGCAGCCAAGAATATAGTGGAGTATAGAAAAGAAAACGGGAACTTCACAAACAGAAAGGAACTCCTCAAGGTAAAGGGAATCGGTGCAAAAGCCTATGAGCAAATGGCTGGTTTCTTGGTAATACAAGAAGGGAAGAATATTTTAGACAACACCATTATCCATCCAGAGTCTTATGGAATAGCAGAAGAAATACTAGAAAAAGCAGGATTCACCTTGGATAAATACAGAAAAAGTATAGAGGATGCAAGAGCAGCATTAAAGGATTTTGATGTAGAGGCTTTTTCAGAGGAAAAGGGCTACGGGAAGGAAACTGTTAGAGATATCTACGGAGCTCTAATAGGGGACAGGCGAGACCCGAGAGAGGAACTAGAAAAGCCAGTATTAAAATCAGATATACTGAAGATGGCAGACCTCAAGCCTGGTATGGAACTAGAGGGAACAGTGAGAAATGTAGTGAAATTTGGGGCCTTTATTGATATAGGACTGAAAAACGACGCCCTTCTTCATATATCTGAAATATCAAACACATTTATTTCAGACCCATCTAAGGTTCTTTCTGTAGGTCAAATAATAAAAGTAAAAATCAAAGATGTTGATTTTCAGCGGGAAAGGGTAACTCTCACTAAAAAGGAGAAGTAA
- a CDS encoding ATP-binding protein: MRLKKDSLLLKIIFYNNMAVLLTASMIAFILTFITLKDIGAQVPKLAAEKIKTLDRYYTFYMSKMRDDISMISQHPNTFLNTEIPQNNNLNYQLLSDKLKSQLEKQNYKIYSDTIFSIVGVNNEILGESGDEKALRKFSISKSRNYLNFINKRSKYQMKTSFREKISDDIIVRISVPYYGDPGIKAYVLTFVIDEKFLEVCHDFMGLEDEHKIFLLSGGDFSKGTLGISTGEKFLSDKVRSELQLRDHKYFFIEKKLGKEPYYMALYPIRNTNGIFLGSIGIALSQGEVIRIKALVFLFIASVAITLILFNSTFFGKIFYKTLTPLAEIAEASDRISQGDYDVDLKIKSTGEIGTLIMSFKKMIKTIRCTQNELRSQNLKLQENIFRINVIEKLLLGIHVEDDIFDVIRSIANALTSEMGLGYSRAIFLRYSREIESLVGEYAIINSNVIETKDDGVAGVVGGFRFQSESLNELVSYIKIPVRKPSLMAESVNDKKIIYHNDRGYKYNLGNEFLMSLGLNNFIIIPIYSNERDYGCILVDNFMKDRVVTTEEVELLNLLILNLGIHFKNRILEEEKIDNERAITIGKLSEKFLDGRKPLLEKIDTIVEKAKLGDGDFRKEFLELERELLNVKRENSILTDYSDMKEYKFEVFELEALFEEIYNEHKDNMISNNITVSLFVKSREKVYGDRAELKKAFTEIIDNAFDAVIKSDKTNKKINIVLSRAKNTEKVRIRIFDNGIGMSESQLQNIYEPFVSYKKNASGLGLSIAYRIIKHHRGIIKFESQENASTQAKITLNAYKEEK; the protein is encoded by the coding sequence ATGAGGTTAAAAAAAGATTCTTTGCTTCTAAAGATAATCTTTTATAATAATATGGCGGTTCTTCTCACAGCTTCAATGATAGCTTTTATACTTACCTTTATTACTTTAAAAGATATTGGAGCTCAGGTTCCCAAATTGGCGGCAGAGAAGATAAAGACCTTAGACAGGTATTATACCTTTTATATGTCTAAGATGCGTGACGATATCTCGATGATATCCCAGCATCCAAATACTTTTTTGAATACTGAAATACCCCAGAATAACAACTTAAATTATCAGCTTCTTTCGGACAAACTGAAGTCCCAGCTAGAAAAACAAAATTATAAAATTTATAGCGACACTATATTTTCCATAGTGGGAGTAAATAATGAAATTTTAGGGGAGTCTGGGGATGAAAAAGCTTTAAGAAAATTTTCCATTTCTAAGAGCAGAAATTATCTTAATTTTATAAATAAAAGGTCTAAATATCAGATGAAAACCTCTTTTCGGGAAAAGATATCTGATGATATAATAGTTAGAATCTCTGTACCTTATTATGGAGATCCTGGGATAAAGGCCTATGTCCTTACCTTTGTCATTGACGAAAAATTCTTAGAAGTCTGTCACGATTTTATGGGTCTAGAGGATGAGCACAAGATATTTCTTTTAAGTGGCGGGGACTTTAGTAAGGGAACCCTCGGGATTTCAACTGGAGAAAAATTTTTGAGTGATAAAGTTCGTTCAGAACTTCAGCTGAGAGACCACAAATATTTCTTCATAGAGAAGAAACTAGGTAAAGAACCTTATTACATGGCCCTCTACCCTATAAGAAATACCAACGGGATATTTTTAGGGAGCATAGGTATAGCCCTTTCTCAAGGAGAAGTTATCCGAATCAAGGCTCTCGTGTTTCTTTTTATAGCAAGTGTGGCTATAACCCTGATACTTTTTAACTCTACATTTTTTGGTAAGATTTTTTATAAAACCCTCACTCCGCTAGCAGAGATAGCCGAGGCTTCTGACAGGATATCACAAGGAGATTATGATGTAGACCTCAAAATAAAGAGTACAGGTGAGATAGGAACCCTTATAATGTCCTTTAAAAAAATGATTAAGACCATAAGGTGTACACAAAATGAGCTTAGGTCACAAAATTTAAAACTTCAGGAAAATATATTTAGGATAAATGTAATAGAAAAACTTCTTCTAGGAATACACGTAGAAGATGACATCTTCGATGTTATAAGGTCCATAGCAAATGCTCTTACTTCTGAAATGGGACTTGGATACAGTAGAGCTATATTTCTTCGGTACAGTAGAGAGATAGAGTCCCTTGTTGGAGAATATGCCATAATAAACAGCAATGTGATAGAAACGAAAGATGATGGAGTGGCAGGTGTAGTAGGCGGCTTCAGATTCCAGAGTGAATCACTCAATGAACTGGTGTCATATATAAAAATTCCTGTTAGAAAACCTAGTTTAATGGCAGAATCTGTCAACGATAAGAAGATAATATATCACAATGACAGAGGATACAAGTACAACCTGGGAAATGAGTTTCTCATGAGTCTTGGACTAAATAACTTCATAATCATTCCAATATACAGTAACGAGAGAGATTATGGATGTATACTAGTTGATAATTTTATGAAGGACAGGGTTGTCACTACTGAGGAGGTTGAACTTCTAAACCTTCTTATACTGAATCTAGGGATACACTTTAAGAATAGAATACTAGAGGAAGAAAAAATAGACAATGAAAGAGCTATAACAATAGGTAAACTTTCTGAGAAGTTCTTAGACGGAAGAAAGCCTCTCCTAGAAAAGATAGATACCATAGTAGAAAAGGCAAAGTTAGGAGACGGTGACTTTAGGAAAGAATTCTTAGAGTTAGAAAGAGAACTTTTAAATGTAAAACGTGAAAACAGTATATTAACTGATTATTCTGATATGAAAGAATATAAATTTGAAGTATTTGAGCTAGAAGCTCTTTTTGAAGAGATATACAATGAACACAAGGATAATATGATTTCTAACAATATTACAGTTTCTCTTTTCGTAAAGTCTCGAGAAAAAGTCTATGGTGACAGGGCAGAGCTGAAAAAAGCATTTACTGAAATAATAGACAATGCCTTTGACGCAGTTATAAAAAGCGACAAAACAAATAAAAAAATCAATATTGTTCTTTCGAGAGCTAAAAATACAGAAAAAGTAAGAATCAGAATTTTTGATAACGGTATAGGAATGAGTGAAAGTCAGTTGCAGAATATATACGAGCCTTTTGTAAGCTATAAAAAGAATGCTTCAGGCTTAGGACTTTCCATCGCCTATAGAATAATAAAACACCATAGGGGAATCATAAAATTTGAATCCCAGGAAAATGCCAGTACGCAAGCAAAAATAACTTTAAATGCATATAAGGAGGAGAAATAG